ACACTGCAGATAGGGAGACCCGGGAAGCAATTGGGAATCCGGAATTTAGAATCAGGAACTCTAATTCTCATTTCTCCTTTTTCGTTCCTGATTCAAAATTCTGTAAGATAGGGATTTGTCCTTTTTTCTTGCCCAATAGTGGATGTGGGGCGGTCACCGTAATCGTGCCCCGGAAGTACTATGGTGGAATCCGGAAGAGGAAAGATGTGGATTTTGAGGGACTTGATCAGGGTCTCAAGGGAGCCTCCCGGCAGATCCGTACGGCCGACAGCACCGACAAACAGAGTGTCTCCGGTAATTACATGGCCGTGCCCGTAAAGACATACCGAGCCGGGCGAATGTCCCGGGGTGTGGATTACTTCAAATCTGAGATTGCCGATCTTGATCACATCTCCATGGGCGATATATTCATCTGCCGGAGGGGCCGGCTCAAAGCCCCAGGCCCTGAACATTTCGGCTGTCTCGGGATTTCTGAACATGAGGTCGTCGGCCTTGTGCATTAATACAGGTGCACCGGTAAGGGCCTTCATCCTCTGATTTCCGCATGTGTGGTCCGGATGGCCATGGGTATTGATTATATAGCGCAGGGTAAGGTCTGAACCGGTGATTTCTTTTGCCAGCTTTTCTTCACTTCCTGCAGGATCAATGATCATGGCCTCGCCCGTATCAGGGCATCCTATTATATAGGCCTGGACATCCAGGGGGCCGACAGTGTAGACCTTTAATATCATCCGGCCCCGGTCTCCTTTCTTCTCCTTTTGAGTGCAAAGCTGCCTGCAGAAAGACCGGCGATACAACCTTCTCCAACGGCCTTTGCCATCTGAAAGGGGGGTCCGCATATATCCCCTGCTGCATAGATGCCTGCTATGTTGGTGGCCTGTTTTTCGTCAGTGACGATATAAGTGAATTTTTCCGGGTCCAGACTTACTCCCAGAAAGGAGGTGAGTTCCACGGCCCCTTTGGCGCCTTTTTCAATAAAGAGTCCGTCAAGAGAAAGTTCGGTGCCGTCGCTGAGCACAACGGCATCCAGCTTGTCGGTGCCTCTGAGTTCCTTTATTTTGCATCCGGCAGCCATTATCACATTTCCTTTTTCAAGTTCCGCCCTGAGCGCAGGGCTCACCTTCAGATCCTCAGTTATGAGTGTTACCTTCCTGGCTATCTTACTCAGAGTGAGCGCACCATGGGCAGCAGCGCTCCCGTCTCCTGCTACCGCTACTACTGCATCCCTGTAAAAATTTGCGTCGCAGTCAACACAGTAGCTTATTCCCCTGCCCACCATGTCTTTTTCTCCTTTGAGTCCAAGGCCTCGACGTGCTACACCGGTTGAAATTATCAGGGCATAGGCAGAGTATGTCTTTCCGCTTTCAGTGGTTACCTGGTATGCGTTACCCCGGAGGGAAGCAGTGGCTACAGCGTCTTCTTGCAGGAACTCTGCCCCAAAATACTCTGCCTGCTGCATACCTGCTGACAGGAGTTCCTCACCTGTCTTTACTCCGGGCACACAGCAGTAGTTCTCGATATGGGCCTTGTACAGGCTGCTGGATTCCGGACGGCCCAGCACCAGCACCCTGGTCTTTTTCCTTGCCGCATGAATTGCGGCCTGCAGCCCGGCAGGTCCTGTTCCAAGAATGATTACGTCGTATAAAGGGATAAATTTTTCGTCCATATTTCCATTATACCCGAAAGTCCTGCAATCCCATTGCCCATTCCAGCACGGCCTTGTGAAGATGCATCTTGTTTTCCGCCTGATCCCACACTACTGAATGCCGCCCTTCCAGCACCTCTTCGCTTATTTCCTCTTCTCGATGGGCCGGGAGGCAGTGGAGGACAATGGCATCTGTTTTGGCCCTGGCAAGAAGTGCCCTGTCGATCTGATAGGGGGCAAATATCTTGCGGCGTTTCGATGCCTCTTCTTCCTGGCCCATACTGGCCCACACGTCCGCGTTTATGACATCAGCACCTTCTGCCGCCTCTTCCGGATCAGTCGTAAGTGTGATGGGTGCCGTGGACCCGGCCCGGGCCTTGCTCAAGATTTCTTTATCAGGCCCGTACCCCTCCGGGCAGGCCAGGACAAGGGCAAACCCGAGCCGGCCTGCAGCCTGGATCCATGAGTGGGCCACATTGTTTCCATCACCCACCCAAGCGACCTTCAGGGACCCCATGTCTTCATCCTTGTATTCCATCACGGTCATGATGTCAGAGAGGACCTGACATGGATGATGCTGATCAGTAAGTCCATTGATAACAGGTATGCCTGACCACCTGGCAAGCTCATCAACTACATCATGGCCAAACGTTCGTACCACGAGACAGTCCAGATACCGGGACAGCACCCTGGCCGTATCCCTAAGGGGCTCCCCTCTCCTCAGCTGCAGGTCCCTTGAAGACAGGAATGTCGCGTTGCCGCCCAGTTGTAACATTGCGGCTTCAAAGGAGACCCGGGTCCTTGTAGACGGTTTTTCAAAAAGCAACCCGAGGATTTTGCCTGTGGCAGGTCTGTATGGGAGACCGGACTTATAGCGATTCTTAAGCTTCAAGGCGCGGTTGATAAGAAAGAGGATTTCGTCAGAAGATAAATCAGAGACAGTCAGATAGTGTCTGGGATTTGGTGATTTAGTCATGGGTTAATCCATTTCATGAATCCCATACGGGCTTAGTGATTTCGCTCAAAATGCCCCAGATGCAAGGCGCGAGATTTCCGAGGAACGAGGCGTATTTTGCATACGTCGCAGTGACGAGAAAATCGAAGCAACGCAGCAGATAGGGTGTTTTCAGCGAAATCATCATATATTGTTCTCAAGTGCATCCAGCACAGCATCGATTTCCGCTTTGGTAACAATCAAGGGCGGTACCAGGCGGAGTATCTTTTCCTGGCCCAGCAGCACCAAAAACCCCTCTTCCATGAGCCTGTTGGCCAATTCAGGCACGGGTTTCCTGAATTCAATGGCCTGGATAAGTCCCCTGCCGCGCACCTCAAGAATTGCTTTCGGATGCCTGCCCGCCAGGGATTCGAGACCTTTTTTCAGGTATGTGCCCGTCTCCTTCACCCTGTCAAGAAAACCGGGTGATGTCAGGGTTTCGATAACCACCTTTGCCGCAGCACAGGCCACTGGGTTTCCACCAAAGGTGGATGCGTGGCTCCCGGGCCGCAGGCATGATATCACTTCCTCTTTCGCGAGCATAGCCCCTATGGGAAACCCGTTTCCAAGGGCCTTTGCAAGGCAGATCACGTCGGGGACTACCGGGGTCTGTTCATAGGCAAAGAGTGTCCCGGTCCTTCCCATCCCCACCTGGACCTCGTCAAACATGAGCAGGGCGCCCAGGCGATCACAGATCTCCCTGGCTGCAAGGAGAAACTCATCACTGACCGGCCGCACCCCTCCCTCTCCCTGGACGGGTTCGATCAGGACCGCAGCGGTCCTCTGACCTGCAGCCAGCTTGAGGGCGGTGATGCTGTCGGGCGGGACATGGATGAAGCCTGATGGCATGGGCTCAAATCCCTGCTGGAATGCAGGTTGTCCCGTGGCGGCCACTGTTGCCAGGGTGCGGCCGTGAAATGATCCCTCCAGACAGATCACCTCATAACAGTCAGGACCGCGAATTTCGTGGCCGTAACGGCGGGCCAGCTTAAGGGCTCCCTCTACGGATTCCGCTCCTGAGTTACAGAAAAATACCCTGTCGGCAAAAGAGTTTTCCGTAAGCAGATGCGCCACTTCCAGTTGGGGCAAGGTCCAGTATAGATTTGAGATATGGACCAGTGTCCCGGCCTGGCGGGCTATTGCCTCCGTGACTCCGGGATGGCAATGCCCCAGGCTGCAGACGGCAATCCCTGCAGCAAAGTCCAGATATTCTTTTCCCCTGTCATCCCAGACCCTGCAGCCCTTTCCCCTCACCAGAGTTACGGGAAAACGGCTGTAGGTATCTGCAACACAGGAGCTGAGTGATTGAATTGTCACCGGACAATCTCCGTTCCAACCCCGGCATCTGTGAACAGTTCCAGCAAAATGGCGTGCTCCTTCCTTCCGTCGATTATGTGGGCCTTATTGACCCCGTTGCTGACGGCCCTCAGACACGCCTTTAGTTTCGGGATCATTCCGCCGGTTACAGTGCCATCTTCCAGGGCCTTTCTTACACTATCCGCTGTCATGGATGGAATCAGTTCATCCTTCGAATTCATGACCCCCGAGACATCTGTCAGGAGTATGAGCTTTTCAGCTTTCAGTTCTCCTGCTACGGCCCCGGCAACAAGGTCGGCGTTTATGTTGTATGCCTGTCCCTCAGGTCCGACGCCGACCGGGGCTATAACCGGTATAAAACCTGAGCCCTCAAGGGCCTTAAGCACCCCTTCATTGACAACTGACACCTTTCCCACTTTTCCAATATCTATGATTTCAGGCGGACGTTCATCACCGGTGTATTTGTAAATCTTCATGGGATCAGCCTGTATGAGATCGCCATCCCTGCCGGACAGACCCACCGCCCGTCCTCCATGGCGATTGATAAGGCCCACTATCTCCTTGTTGACAGTACCGACCAGCACCATCTCCACTACGCTCATGGTCTCATCATCAGTGACCCGCTGGCCTTCGACAAACATGGGCCGGATACCCATCCTCTCCATTATTTGGCTTATCTGGGGCCCGCCTCCATGGACAATGACCGTATTGATGCCCACGTATTTCATCAGGATGATGTCCAGCGCGAACTTCTCCTTGAGGGATTGTTCCGCCATGGCGTGGCCACCATACTTTATGACAATGGTCTTGTCGGCAAACTGTCTGATATAGGGAAGGGCCTCAATAAGAATCCGTGCCCGTGATAAATTGTCCATAAATTATCTGGTCGCTGTTCAAAAGGATCACAGGATGAACCTGCTCAAATCCTCGTCCTTGACTATGTGCTTCAATCTCTCCTGTACATATTTTGCCGTGATCATAATCTGCCGGGGGGCAACATCCGGGGCCTCGAAAGAGACCTCTTCAACCAGTTTTTCCATTACGGTATGGAGTCTTCTTGCCCCTATATTCTCCATACGCTCATTTACTTCAAAGGAAATCCTGGCTATCTCTTCGATCGCCTCCGGCTCAAACACCAGATCTATGTTTTCTGTGGCGAGCAATGCCTTATATTGAGTGACAAGCGCATTTTCCGGTTCTGTAAGTATCCTTACAAAGTCTTTCTGGGTTAACGGATCCAGCTCAACCCTGATCGGAAATCTTCCCTGGAGCTCAGGCACTAAATCAGAGGGTTTTGAGACGTGGAAGGCACCGCTTGCAATGAATAGTATGTGGTCGGTCACTACGATACCGTACTTGGTATGGACAGAAGTGCCTTCCACTATGGGCAGCAGATCCCGCTGTACTCCCTCTCTTGAAACGTCCGGGCCGACGCCCCCGCCTCCTTTGGCAGCAATTTTATCAATCTCGTCAAGGAAGATGATCCCTGACTGCTCGACACGGGCGATGGCCTTTTTCACCACCTTGTCCATGTCTATTAATTTCCCCGAGGCCTCTTGTTCAAGAATCTTTTTCGCTTCAGAGACTTTTACGTGACGACGCTTCCGTTTATCAGGCAACATGCTGGACAGCATTTCCTGGATGCTGCTCTGCATCTCTTCCATGCCCGCAGCGGCAAATATTTCTATCATTGGTGAAGAGGGCCTCTGGGTAACCTCCAGCTCCACGAAGCGATCGTCCAGCTTTCCCTCTCTCAGCATCTGGCGGAAGCGCTTTCTGGTCGAGGTCTCTCCCGTATCCTGTTCTTTCTTGACACTCGGCAACAAGAGGTTCAGGAGCTGTTCTTCCGCCAGGTCTTTGGCCTTTGCCACCACCTTTTCCTTCTCCTCGGATTTTACCATGTCCACCGCAAGGTGGGTGAGATCCCTGATCATGGACTCGACGTCACGGCCCACATATCCGACTTCAGTGAACTTACTCGCCTCGATTTTGAGAAAAGGAGATTTTGCCAGTCTGGCAAGGCGTCTTGCAATCTCGGTCTTACCCACTCCTGTGGGCCCGATCATAATGATGTTCTTCGGGGCGATTTCATCCCTGAGCGGCTCAGGGACCTGCTGCCTCCTCCATCGATTCCTGAGCGCTATGGCCACTGAACGCTTGGCCTGTGCCTGGCCGATAATGTACTTGTCCAGCTCGGTTTCTATCTCTCTTGGGGTTAAAGGTCTGATTTCCGCTATTTCCACTGGGTCTCTTATTCCTCCTGGGTTTTCAAGCTCTCAATTATTATATTTTTATTAGTGTAAATACAAACAGAGGCCGCGATGTTCAGGGAGGCCTCGGCTATCTCCCTGGCTGAAAGATTACTGTGAGCCACAAGGGCCTTTGCTGCAGAAAGGGCATAAGGCCCTCCGGAACCTATGGCCAATATTTCGTCATCAGGTTCTATCACGTCGCCAGAGCCTGAGATGAGGAAAGAATTTTTCTCATCAACCGCAACCAACAGGGCCTCAAGCCTCCTTAAAATCTTGTCCGTGCGCCATTCCTTGGCAAGCTCAACCGCTGCACGCACCAAATTACCCTTGTATTGCTCAAGCTTCTGCTCAAGTTTTTCGAACAGGGTAAAGGCATCGGCAGTTGCACCTGAAAAGCCGGTAAGGACCTTTCCATCGTAAAGTTTCCTTACCTTTCTGGCATTGTGCTTGATAATCGTATTCCCCATTGTCACCTGCCCGTCACCCGCAAGCACCGTCTCGCCATTGTGACGGATAGCCAGGACGGTAGTACTATAGATACTGTCCTTTGCCCGGCCCTTCATTTTATTGTTATACACGTTTTACTCCACATCCTTGATTTTTTGGGATTTTTTCTTCGTACTATTCAGCTTGACTTCAGCTTTTCCTTTTTTGCCCTGGGATGGGCACTGCCATATACCTCGGCCAGATGACTCAGGTCAAGATGCGTATAAAGCTGCGTAGTCGCAAGGCTCACATGACCCAGCATTTCCTGAATCGGTCTGAGGTCCGCACCTGATTCAAGCAAATGGGTCGCCATGGAGTGACGGAAAGTATGAGGGGTGGCAGGCGAGTTCAGCCCGATCTCTGACCTTCTCCTTGCAACCAGTCGTTCTATACTCCGCGGACTCAATCTGGTGCCGGTTCGATTAATGAAAAACGCCTTTTCGTCTCCGCGATGCAGCCTTTCCAGCAAGGCATCCCTGAAAGGCAAATAGGCCTTCAATGCCTCTGCCGCCTTGCTGCCAAAAGGAATTACCCGTTCTTTATTGCCCTTGCCCTTTACACGCACCATCTCAGGTGAGAGGGAAACACTTGCGACATCCAGGCCTGAAAGCTCGCTGACCCTTAATCCCGAACTGTACAGCAGCTCAAGGACGGCCCGGTTCCTGAAGTCCTGGAATCCATGTCTCCTGCCGGTTTCTACCATGGAAACGGCCTCATCCACAGAGAGATAAGCCGGCAGGATTTTTTTTGTTTGAGGCGCCCTTATACCATCAGCAGGACTCCTTTCAACTATTTCCTGCCTGAGCAGGAACCGGAAAAAGCTTCTAATAGAAGCCAGCTTACGGGCCACGGTATTTCTGCTTGCCCCCTTTTTCTGCATTGAGGCAAGCCATGTCCTTATCTCTTTTGCAGTGATGGATGTTGTATTTCTCCCAGAGCCTATATACCTGCCGAACTCTTCAATATCTCTTCGGTATGCTGCTATCGTGTTCGGAGAAGCATTTCTTTCAACCTTGAGAAAATCCATAAATATCTTAATTTCATTAATCATCAGAAACCACGCTCTGCCCTGAGAAAAGAAATGAGGTAAGGTTTTTTCTATAACACACATCCCTTAGAATTCAATAATGATCTCATCGCCAGTAAATATTCTTATAAACCCGTGGTCCCACGTAACCGTTCACTGGAAGGGGATATTTCTTTTCACTTCACACTTCAGCCCCTTGTTTTCTAAGGCTTTTGACACGGGGGAGTCTTGCCCCCTCCGCATTCGCCTTACGCTGCGCTTAAGGCGATGCGGTTTCCCCCACAGCAAAAGCAGGGAAAACTACGGGGGCTTCCGTTAAACCGTTCAAAGAAATATCCCCTCCCAGTAAACGGTTGCCATCCGTACCCTGCCGCAGGAGCGGTTTGCCTTTTGCAGGGTTTCGATCGCGGGCCGGATTGCACTGCCTCTCCGGTCTGCAATGAGTGAGCTTTGAAACCCGGAAAAAGGTAACCGCTCCAAGGCAGGATATAACGGGTTCACCGGATATTTACCATCGCCATGGATATCTAATTAAGATTGATTGACTCATGATCGATGAGAAAAAGAGCGAAAGAATTAATATGGGTCTTGATAGAAAATTTGACCGTTAGTCAGGATTGTGGGGACTCCTATGGACCATGAAGAGCTAAAGGCATGGATGGGGCTGCAGTTAGTGCCTGGTGTGGGGAGTATGACCCTGAGACGGCTTGTGGAACACTTCGGCTCGGCCAGGGCGGTATGGGAGGCCGGACCTGCCGATTTTTCAGATATAGCGCAATTTCCTGCCCATGTTCGAGATGCCCTGGCAAGAGGCCCTGACGAAAAAACCATTGAACATAGTATCGATGTCCTTGAAAGGATAGGGGCATGGACCATGACCTTCTTGAGTAAGGACTATCCATCGCTTTTGAATGAGATACAAAACCCGCCGGCACTGCTTCATGGTATCGGCGATCCCTCTTCCCTGAAAAATAGGGCGGTTGCTGTTGTCGGTTCACGATACCCCAGCTCCTATGGATTGGATGTAGCCCGAATGCTGTCATCTGAACTTGTGCAACACGGTTATACAGTGGTCTCCGGCCTGGCCCTTGGAATAGATACTGCTTCTCACGAGGCGGCCCTCAGGTCGGGTGGAACCACAATAGCCGTAAAGGGATGCGGCATAGACGTGGTTTATCCCAGGCAAAATGCAGGACTTGTCAATCGCATAGCAGATAATGGGGCGGTGATTACTGAATTACCGCCCGGTTCATCTCCGGAAGCAAAAAATTTTCCAATCCGCAACAGGATCATCAGCGGCCTCTCCCTGGGAGTCGTGATAATAGAAGCAAGCATGAAAAGCGGTTCCCTGATCACTGCTTCCTGCGCCCTGGATCAGGGCAGGGAGGTAATGGCGGTTCCGGGGAGCATTTACTCCTACAGGAGCAGCGGCACGCACTGGCTTATCAAGCAGGGAGCACGGTTGGTAGAGAACTTTACAGACATAACAGAAGAGCTTGGTTCGGAAAAACAGGGGCCCAATAAAGACATTTCGCCAGGCGTTCCCGGAGAGCACCCCGAGCTTTCACCCGAAGAACAAAAAGTCTTTGACAAACTTGGGCCCTATCCGCAACATATAGACGATATCGCTCATTTGTGCGGGCAGCCTGTTGCCCAAGTCAGTGGACTTTTACTCCAAATGGAGCTAAAAGACCTGATCCAGGCCTTCCCAGGCCAAATATATCAACTTAAGTGAGAGATAAACGTTTAGTGCGACCACTTCATAGCAGCCGGCAGCCTTTTTTTGGGTTTCAAGGCATAATCCGTTGCAGATACACATTTTGGTGCGATCCGCCCGCGGTTGAAACCCTGCAGAAGGCTGCCGGCTGCCAGACAGGCAGTGAATAATTACTAAGTGAGAGTGATTTTATGAAAAAGGGCTTGTTAATTGTAGAATCCCCGACCAAGGCACGGACCCTCAAGCGCTATCTGGGCAAAGACTTCGACATCAAGGCCTCTGTAGGCCATGTGAAGGATCTCCCCAAGAAACGTCTGGGAGTTAATGTCGAAGATAACTTTAGGCCGGAGTACGAGATAATTCGTGGCAAGAGCAAGATAATCAAAGAGCTTAAGTCTGCGGCATCCAAAGTGGATGACATATATCTGGCCCCTGATCCGGACCGGGAGGGAGAGGCCATAGCATGGCATATAGCAGAGGAACTACAGGCCAATGGGGGAAAAGCCAGACGGTTCCACCGCGTGATGTTCCACGAACTGACTGAACAGGCGATCATGAAGGCCATCAAATGCCCGGGGGAACTGGACAGGAACAAGTACGAGTCCCAACAGGCAAGGCGGATCCTGGACAGGCTGGTCGGATATAAAATATCTCCTTTACTATGGAACAAGGTAAAAAGAGGGCTTTCGGCAGGACGTGTCCAGTCTGTTGCTGTTCGAATAATATGTGACAGAGAGAGGGAAATTCAGGCCTTTGTACCGGAAGAGTACTGGACTGTTACTGCTCAACTGGAAGGCCCCAAGCCGCCTCCCTTTTTGGCAAAGGTAGTAGCCCTTAAAGGTAAAAAACTCTCGATTCCCGACGGGGAAAAGGCCCAAAAGGTAGTGAGAGACCTCGAGTCGGCTGATTTCAGGGTCAAAAAGGTTGAGACTAAAGAGAAGAGGAAATTCCCTTCACCTCCGTTTATCACCAGTACGTTGCAGCAAGAGGCAGCCCGTAAGCTCAAGTTTTCTGCCAAAAAAACCATGATGCTGGCACAGAGACTCTATGAGGGTATTGATTTGGGAGATGAAGGTCCGGTTGGGCTCATAACCTATATGAGGACCGACTCCACCAGGGTGGCCATGGAGGCGGTCAAGGAGGCCAGAACCCTCATTAACGGGAGATTTGGAAAGGATTTTGTGCCGCAAAGGGCACCGGCTTATAAACGGGGAAAGATGGCCCAGGATGCCCATGAGGCAGTCAGGCCCACCTCGGTTGCCAGGACCCCGGAGGATGTCGCGCCCTATCTGGATAAGGCATCCCTGGCTCTGTACAGGCTTATCTGGAAACGCTTCATTGCTTCCCAGATGAGTCCAGCAATACTGGACCAGACGCGCGTGGGTATAGAAGCCGGCCCTTATATGCTCAGGGTCATCGGTACTGTTGTACGTTTTCCCGGCTTTACCATCCTGTATTCAGAGACAGAAGATGAGTCCCAGGACAAGAAGGGACGTAATGATACGGATAAGGCAAAGACGGAACTTCCTGCTCTTGCCGAGAATGATCCCCTGAAGCTCCTCGGGATCGAACCAAAACAACATTTTACCCAGCCTCCGCCCAGGTACACCGAGGCAAGCCTTATAAAAACTCTTGAGGAAAAGGGGATAGGCAGGCCAAGCACATACGCTGCCATACTTTCAAATATCCAGGGCAAAGAATACGTGAAACTTGAAAAACGTTTCTTTCATCCCTCTGAACTTGGCTTCGTAGTGACGGATCTGCTTGTTGCACATTTTCCGGAAATCCTCGATTCAAAATTTACTGCCGCCATGGAAAAAAAGCTGGATGAAGTGGAGGATGGTTCCAATTCCAGGATAGAGGTACTTGAAGATTTTCACGGCCCGTTTA
This genomic stretch from Deltaproteobacteria bacterium harbors:
- a CDS encoding MBL fold metallo-hydrolase yields the protein MILKVYTVGPLDVQAYIIGCPDTGEAMIIDPAGSEEKLAKEITGSDLTLRYIINTHGHPDHTCGNQRMKALTGAPVLMHKADDLMFRNPETAEMFRAWGFEPAPPADEYIAHGDVIKIGNLRFEVIHTPGHSPGSVCLYGHGHVITGDTLFVGAVGRTDLPGGSLETLIKSLKIHIFPLPDSTIVLPGHDYGDRPTSTIGQEKRTNPYLTEF
- a CDS encoding thioredoxin reductase — translated: MDEKFIPLYDVIILGTGPAGLQAAIHAARKKTRVLVLGRPESSSLYKAHIENYCCVPGVKTGEELLSAGMQQAEYFGAEFLQEDAVATASLRGNAYQVTTESGKTYSAYALIISTGVARRGLGLKGEKDMVGRGISYCVDCDANFYRDAVVAVAGDGSAAAHGALTLSKIARKVTLITEDLKVSPALRAELEKGNVIMAAGCKIKELRGTDKLDAVVLSDGTELSLDGLFIEKGAKGAVELTSFLGVSLDPEKFTYIVTDEKQATNIAGIYAAGDICGPPFQMAKAVGEGCIAGLSAGSFALKRRRKETGAG
- the argF gene encoding ornithine carbamoyltransferase gives rise to the protein MTKSPNPRHYLTVSDLSSDEILFLINRALKLKNRYKSGLPYRPATGKILGLLFEKPSTRTRVSFEAAMLQLGGNATFLSSRDLQLRRGEPLRDTARVLSRYLDCLVVRTFGHDVVDELARWSGIPVINGLTDQHHPCQVLSDIMTVMEYKDEDMGSLKVAWVGDGNNVAHSWIQAAGRLGFALVLACPEGYGPDKEILSKARAGSTAPITLTTDPEEAAEGADVINADVWASMGQEEEASKRRKIFAPYQIDRALLARAKTDAIVLHCLPAHREEEISEEVLEGRHSVVWDQAENKMHLHKAVLEWAMGLQDFRV
- a CDS encoding aspartate aminotransferase family protein, whose protein sequence is MTIQSLSSCVADTYSRFPVTLVRGKGCRVWDDRGKEYLDFAAGIAVCSLGHCHPGVTEAIARQAGTLVHISNLYWTLPQLEVAHLLTENSFADRVFFCNSGAESVEGALKLARRYGHEIRGPDCYEVICLEGSFHGRTLATVAATGQPAFQQGFEPMPSGFIHVPPDSITALKLAAGQRTAAVLIEPVQGEGGVRPVSDEFLLAAREICDRLGALLMFDEVQVGMGRTGTLFAYEQTPVVPDVICLAKALGNGFPIGAMLAKEEVISCLRPGSHASTFGGNPVACAAAKVVIETLTSPGFLDRVKETGTYLKKGLESLAGRHPKAILEVRGRGLIQAIEFRKPVPELANRLMEEGFLVLLGQEKILRLVPPLIVTKAEIDAVLDALENNI
- the argB gene encoding acetylglutamate kinase, which codes for MDNLSRARILIEALPYIRQFADKTIVIKYGGHAMAEQSLKEKFALDIILMKYVGINTVIVHGGGPQISQIMERMGIRPMFVEGQRVTDDETMSVVEMVLVGTVNKEIVGLINRHGGRAVGLSGRDGDLIQADPMKIYKYTGDERPPEIIDIGKVGKVSVVNEGVLKALEGSGFIPVIAPVGVGPEGQAYNINADLVAGAVAGELKAEKLILLTDVSGVMNSKDELIPSMTADSVRKALEDGTVTGGMIPKLKACLRAVSNGVNKAHIIDGRKEHAILLELFTDAGVGTEIVR
- a CDS encoding HslU--HslV peptidase ATPase subunit encodes the protein MRPLTPREIETELDKYIIGQAQAKRSVAIALRNRWRRQQVPEPLRDEIAPKNIIMIGPTGVGKTEIARRLARLAKSPFLKIEASKFTEVGYVGRDVESMIRDLTHLAVDMVKSEEKEKVVAKAKDLAEEQLLNLLLPSVKKEQDTGETSTRKRFRQMLREGKLDDRFVELEVTQRPSSPMIEIFAAAGMEEMQSSIQEMLSSMLPDKRKRRHVKVSEAKKILEQEASGKLIDMDKVVKKAIARVEQSGIIFLDEIDKIAAKGGGGVGPDVSREGVQRDLLPIVEGTSVHTKYGIVVTDHILFIASGAFHVSKPSDLVPELQGRFPIRVELDPLTQKDFVRILTEPENALVTQYKALLATENIDLVFEPEAIEEIARISFEVNERMENIGARRLHTVMEKLVEEVSFEAPDVAPRQIMITAKYVQERLKHIVKDEDLSRFIL
- a CDS encoding HslU--HslV peptidase proteolytic subunit, with the protein product MKGRAKDSIYSTTVLAIRHNGETVLAGDGQVTMGNTIIKHNARKVRKLYDGKVLTGFSGATADAFTLFEKLEQKLEQYKGNLVRAAVELAKEWRTDKILRRLEALLVAVDEKNSFLISGSGDVIEPDDEILAIGSGGPYALSAAKALVAHSNLSAREIAEASLNIAASVCIYTNKNIIIESLKTQEE
- the xerC gene encoding tyrosine recombinase XerC, whose protein sequence is MCVIEKTLPHFFSQGRAWFLMINEIKIFMDFLKVERNASPNTIAAYRRDIEEFGRYIGSGRNTTSITAKEIRTWLASMQKKGASRNTVARKLASIRSFFRFLLRQEIVERSPADGIRAPQTKKILPAYLSVDEAVSMVETGRRHGFQDFRNRAVLELLYSSGLRVSELSGLDVASVSLSPEMVRVKGKGNKERVIPFGSKAAEALKAYLPFRDALLERLHRGDEKAFFINRTGTRLSPRSIERLVARRRSEIGLNSPATPHTFRHSMATHLLESGADLRPIQEMLGHVSLATTQLYTHLDLSHLAEVYGSAHPRAKKEKLKSS
- the dprA gene encoding DNA-protecting protein DprA; this encodes MDHEELKAWMGLQLVPGVGSMTLRRLVEHFGSARAVWEAGPADFSDIAQFPAHVRDALARGPDEKTIEHSIDVLERIGAWTMTFLSKDYPSLLNEIQNPPALLHGIGDPSSLKNRAVAVVGSRYPSSYGLDVARMLSSELVQHGYTVVSGLALGIDTASHEAALRSGGTTIAVKGCGIDVVYPRQNAGLVNRIADNGAVITELPPGSSPEAKNFPIRNRIISGLSLGVVIIEASMKSGSLITASCALDQGREVMAVPGSIYSYRSSGTHWLIKQGARLVENFTDITEELGSEKQGPNKDISPGVPGEHPELSPEEQKVFDKLGPYPQHIDDIAHLCGQPVAQVSGLLLQMELKDLIQAFPGQIYQLK
- a CDS encoding type I DNA topoisomerase; the encoded protein is MKKGLLIVESPTKARTLKRYLGKDFDIKASVGHVKDLPKKRLGVNVEDNFRPEYEIIRGKSKIIKELKSAASKVDDIYLAPDPDREGEAIAWHIAEELQANGGKARRFHRVMFHELTEQAIMKAIKCPGELDRNKYESQQARRILDRLVGYKISPLLWNKVKRGLSAGRVQSVAVRIICDREREIQAFVPEEYWTVTAQLEGPKPPPFLAKVVALKGKKLSIPDGEKAQKVVRDLESADFRVKKVETKEKRKFPSPPFITSTLQQEAARKLKFSAKKTMMLAQRLYEGIDLGDEGPVGLITYMRTDSTRVAMEAVKEARTLINGRFGKDFVPQRAPAYKRGKMAQDAHEAVRPTSVARTPEDVAPYLDKASLALYRLIWKRFIASQMSPAILDQTRVGIEAGPYMLRVIGTVVRFPGFTILYSETEDESQDKKGRNDTDKAKTELPALAENDPLKLLGIEPKQHFTQPPPRYTEASLIKTLEEKGIGRPSTYAAILSNIQGKEYVKLEKRFFHPSELGFVVTDLLVAHFPEILDSKFTAAMEKKLDEVEDGSNSRIEVLEDFHGPFSKSLDLAREKMKSVKIKGVPTDIKCDRCGAPMVIKYGRNGEFLACSGFPECRNTKDFKKDEKGRIQIQERRVWTEEVCDRCGRPMVIKKGRFGEFLACSGFPECRNTKPVSTGISCPDPDCDGELVKRSSRSGKTFYGCSRYPKCKYATWDRPVAKECPVCGSPILVEKITRGGERILKCPVKGCKYEIKQEED